The Sorangiineae bacterium MSr11367 genome window below encodes:
- a CDS encoding discoidin domain-containing protein yields MFMRHAPALAATTLLAMGGCTEDTAPPEPGAAPSGTSSAKLSAAAPPGWRLLYLENFTTPLDSNAAPWVRDTYATGFDTISDDPGLWYHNDYGSAWDTALASFHTYRKDIRLGQNGWLTASLSARDFDKDGVIESPPSITTQALGSEKVAVLRVPESTGGAIFRPTNRLPDQYRIEYKLKTLDFGGKRNGTIDYDGRTNGYSTAGCKTQHPWGEGQNTPGWSGDASAPYCEWQSVRNGPYGYNGFHFLTIVDFANPAPRNNHFWHYHRKVLMDSFSQHPDRIGTGTGGRICDASTNTYYNYRDSNFNTVNMWISGMPNWTPGPGGVPGNSQWFMTTCSGGVAENQLSTAGELQPELMPNQFYSFAIERSATAYTLEVTGNFARSGYRTLRFTRPFVVSNVPIWHYNTTASEYDGRFNGTLVQNDDHGSAQWPDQWPAGSAYPDYFVIGDLYTNVYEGSASLTDIALYVPQTTQNLALGKPATASSQCAAAEAAGKAVNGSWTGGNSDKWCALDAEKWLQVDLGSAQQVGKFVVRHSGAGGEKVAWNTRDFDLQVSNDSMQWTTVAQARANTADVTTHTFAPVTARYIRLDVITPTNDSDTAARIYELEAYAN; encoded by the coding sequence ATGTTTATGCGACACGCGCCCGCGCTCGCGGCGACGACCCTTTTGGCCATGGGCGGATGCACGGAGGATACGGCGCCCCCGGAGCCGGGGGCAGCCCCGTCCGGCACGAGCTCCGCGAAGCTGAGCGCCGCAGCCCCACCCGGTTGGAGGCTTCTGTACCTCGAGAACTTCACCACGCCACTCGACAGCAACGCCGCGCCGTGGGTGCGCGACACGTATGCAACCGGCTTCGACACCATCAGCGACGACCCGGGCCTGTGGTATCACAATGATTACGGATCGGCGTGGGACACGGCGCTGGCCTCGTTCCATACGTACCGCAAGGATATCCGCCTTGGACAGAATGGATGGCTCACCGCGTCCCTATCCGCACGCGACTTCGACAAGGACGGCGTCATCGAGTCGCCGCCTTCCATCACGACGCAGGCCTTGGGCAGCGAGAAGGTCGCGGTGCTTCGGGTCCCGGAGAGCACGGGCGGGGCCATCTTTCGCCCCACGAACCGGCTGCCCGATCAGTACCGCATCGAGTACAAGCTCAAGACCCTCGACTTTGGCGGCAAGCGCAATGGAACCATCGACTACGATGGTCGCACCAATGGATACAGCACAGCGGGCTGCAAGACGCAGCACCCGTGGGGCGAAGGCCAGAATACGCCGGGCTGGAGCGGTGACGCCTCGGCACCGTATTGTGAATGGCAGAGCGTGCGCAACGGGCCCTACGGCTACAATGGTTTTCACTTTCTCACCATCGTGGATTTTGCCAATCCGGCGCCGCGCAACAACCATTTCTGGCACTACCACCGCAAGGTGCTGATGGACTCCTTCTCGCAGCATCCCGACCGCATCGGCACGGGGACCGGCGGACGGATTTGCGATGCCTCCACGAATACGTATTACAATTACCGCGACAGCAACTTCAATACCGTCAACATGTGGATCAGCGGCATGCCCAACTGGACGCCGGGCCCCGGAGGGGTTCCTGGCAATTCCCAGTGGTTCATGACGACCTGCTCCGGCGGCGTCGCGGAAAACCAGCTCTCGACCGCAGGGGAGCTCCAGCCCGAGCTGATGCCCAATCAATTCTACTCCTTTGCCATCGAACGCAGCGCGACGGCGTACACGCTCGAGGTCACCGGCAATTTCGCCCGCTCGGGGTATCGTACGTTGCGGTTTACGCGACCCTTCGTCGTCAGCAACGTGCCGATTTGGCATTACAACACCACGGCCAGCGAATACGACGGCCGGTTCAACGGCACCTTGGTCCAGAACGACGACCACGGATCGGCGCAGTGGCCCGACCAGTGGCCGGCCGGGTCGGCCTACCCGGACTATTTCGTCATCGGCGACTTGTACACCAACGTGTACGAAGGCAGCGCGAGCCTGACCGACATCGCACTTTACGTTCCGCAGACGACGCAGAACCTCGCGCTCGGCAAACCCGCGACGGCGTCCAGTCAATGCGCGGCCGCGGAAGCGGCGGGGAAGGCCGTGAACGGCAGCTGGACCGGCGGAAACTCGGACAAATGGTGCGCACTCGACGCCGAGAAATGGCTGCAGGTCGACTTGGGGAGCGCGCAGCAAGTCGGCAAGTTCGTGGTGCGCCACTCCGGCGCCGGTGGCGAAAAAGTGGCGTGGAATACGCGGGATTTCGATCTTCAGGTCAGCAACGACAGTATGCAATGGACCACGGTCGCCCAGGCCCGCGCCAACACGGCCGACGTCACCACCCACACCTTTGCTCCGGTGACGGCACGGTACATCCGGCTGGACGTCATCACCCCCACGAACGATAGCGATACGGCTGCTCGAATCTACGAGCTGGAAGCCTACGCCAACTGA
- a CDS encoding substrate-binding domain-containing protein, which translates to MKSHRLGALLLTGVLAAGTACKSEKAEKANAGKSYTIGVANFMLSGPYFSGMDAAIAAQAKAKTAGDVTVRVISTDANGDAAKLAADVEDLLSKSVDAVIISGGPLESAPAALNAIKAAAKPVVLVDRKFGSGDYTSWIGPDNEAIGRQDGEFLTKHLSGTGKVAIIKGGPADNSIGLARTNGLKASLAKAPGITVVDAPGFGGWGSDGGLTIMESLLATQPDLAAVFCENDAMCLGAQRAIDAAGKSKQIVVAGVDGQREALQAIMAGGSYAVTGLNSPKAIGGMALDRAMQILGGAKVEKDTVVPSPQITKDNAAQYLDPK; encoded by the coding sequence ATGAAGAGCCATCGACTGGGGGCTTTGCTTTTGACCGGGGTTCTCGCCGCGGGCACGGCCTGCAAATCCGAAAAAGCGGAAAAGGCGAATGCTGGAAAGTCGTACACCATCGGCGTCGCGAATTTCATGTTGAGCGGGCCCTATTTCAGCGGCATGGACGCGGCCATCGCGGCGCAGGCCAAAGCCAAGACGGCGGGCGACGTCACCGTGCGCGTCATCAGCACGGACGCGAACGGCGATGCGGCAAAGCTTGCGGCCGACGTGGAAGATCTGCTCAGCAAGAGCGTCGATGCCGTCATCATCTCCGGCGGACCCCTGGAATCGGCCCCCGCCGCGCTCAACGCGATCAAGGCGGCGGCCAAGCCCGTGGTGCTCGTCGACCGAAAATTCGGCAGCGGCGACTATACGAGCTGGATTGGACCGGACAATGAAGCCATTGGCCGACAAGACGGCGAGTTCTTGACGAAGCATTTGTCCGGCACGGGCAAGGTGGCCATCATCAAGGGCGGCCCCGCGGACAACAGCATCGGCCTGGCGCGGACCAATGGGCTGAAGGCATCGCTCGCCAAGGCTCCCGGCATCACCGTCGTGGACGCACCTGGCTTTGGCGGCTGGGGCTCCGACGGCGGGCTTACCATCATGGAGAGCCTCTTGGCGACGCAGCCTGATCTCGCCGCCGTCTTTTGCGAGAACGACGCCATGTGCCTCGGTGCGCAACGGGCCATCGATGCGGCGGGCAAATCCAAGCAGATTGTCGTTGCGGGGGTCGACGGACAACGCGAGGCCCTCCAGGCCATCATGGCGGGGGGCAGCTACGCCGTGACGGGTTTGAACAGCCCCAAGGCCATCGGCGGCATGGCCCTCGACCGGGCGATGCAGATTCTCGGCGGGGCAAAGGTGGAAAAGGACACCGTCGTTCCGTCTCCCCAGATCACCAAGGACAACGCGGCCCAGTACCTCGACCCGAAGTAA
- a CDS encoding ABC transporter permease: MKSGIRGISGPLGFALVIALFVVVAASTSSAFLTQANITNLLKQMVTVGLLSFGMLVVILTGGIDLSVGSVVAFAGIVTAGLVARLPIPLAMAIGVVSGIGFGAINGALVAWFALAPFVVTLASLTTIRGLAFVYSEIPISPADPSFLVLGSAMIGAIPLASLIMLAVFVTGSVFLEHTPAGRSIVAIGGNAETVRLAGIDVRRHVIGAYILSGACAGLAGVILASRVGIAQPSVGVAFELDAIAACVIGGANLAGGRGSAKATFGGVLVLVLINNLLNLYGVQSFWQQVLKGLIIVAVILVQRTNRFRTT, from the coding sequence ATGAAATCGGGCATCCGCGGTATCTCCGGCCCGCTCGGATTCGCCCTGGTCATCGCCCTTTTCGTCGTGGTGGCCGCCTCCACGTCGAGTGCATTTCTCACCCAAGCGAACATCACCAACTTGCTCAAGCAAATGGTGACCGTCGGCCTGCTCTCGTTCGGGATGCTGGTCGTCATCCTAACCGGTGGTATCGATCTTTCCGTCGGCTCGGTCGTGGCGTTTGCCGGCATCGTCACGGCCGGCTTGGTGGCCCGATTGCCCATCCCGTTGGCCATGGCCATCGGCGTCGTCAGTGGAATCGGCTTCGGCGCGATCAACGGTGCGCTCGTGGCCTGGTTCGCGCTCGCTCCGTTCGTCGTCACACTGGCGTCGCTGACCACCATTCGAGGATTGGCCTTCGTTTACTCGGAAATCCCGATCTCGCCGGCCGATCCCTCCTTTCTCGTGCTCGGCTCCGCGATGATCGGGGCCATTCCGCTCGCGTCGCTCATCATGCTGGCGGTCTTCGTGACCGGGAGCGTGTTTCTCGAGCACACGCCGGCGGGCCGATCCATCGTGGCCATTGGTGGCAATGCCGAAACGGTCCGCCTCGCGGGCATCGACGTGCGCCGGCACGTCATCGGCGCCTACATCCTCAGCGGGGCATGCGCGGGCTTGGCCGGCGTCATTCTGGCCAGCCGGGTCGGCATTGCTCAACCCAGTGTGGGCGTCGCATTCGAATTGGACGCGATCGCGGCCTGCGTCATCGGCGGAGCCAATCTGGCCGGCGGACGTGGCTCCGCGAAGGCGACGTTCGGCGGTGTTCTCGTTTTGGTGCTCATCAACAATTTGCTCAACCTGTATGGCGTGCAGAGTTTCTGGCAACAGGTCCTCAAGGGCCTCATCATCGTCGCGGTCATCCTCGTGCAGCGCACGAACCGATTTCGCACGACCTGA
- a CDS encoding sugar ABC transporter ATP-binding protein, with protein sequence MSRLELRSVQKDFSGVKVLHGVDLRGGAGEVLAVVGANGAGKSTLIKILSGALSMSAGEMWVDGARVDLRSPHDAHDLGIRTVYQEMSLVPELSVTENLLMGTFPLRFGMIDWVAAHARAQALLDRAGFGSINPRTKARRLSVARQQMVEIAKALVSEPRILVLDEPSAVLAGADLEALFALVRQLRARGVLVIYVSHRLAEVLDLATSIVVIKDGHVIETTVPAKTSEQELIRLMAGRRLEQVYPDRRGKPGDVLFAVDGLSRPGQFTDISFRLRAGEIVGLFGLVGSGRSELARCIFGAEPEARGFPNPAAAIRAGVALVTEDRARSGLVLGMTVRDNMSMTTWHANGTRGWRPLLDAQRQTRDVARMVEELGIRPADCVSMQAMHLSGGNQQKVVLGKWLLTHPRVLLLDEPTRGVDMAARVDIYRVIDELARQGLAILLISSDLTEVIGATDRILVMNQGRIAGELRSAQATEDQTLTLAIKSPSRARASDVS encoded by the coding sequence ATGAGCCGTCTCGAACTTCGCAGTGTCCAAAAGGACTTCAGCGGGGTGAAGGTCCTGCATGGTGTCGATCTGCGTGGGGGTGCGGGCGAGGTCCTGGCCGTGGTTGGCGCGAACGGTGCGGGAAAGTCGACACTGATCAAAATCCTATCCGGTGCGCTGTCCATGAGCGCCGGCGAAATGTGGGTGGACGGCGCGCGGGTCGACCTGCGCTCACCGCACGATGCGCACGATCTCGGGATACGCACCGTTTACCAAGAGATGTCCCTCGTGCCGGAGCTCTCGGTCACCGAGAACCTGCTGATGGGCACCTTTCCGCTCCGATTCGGCATGATCGACTGGGTTGCGGCGCATGCGCGGGCCCAGGCGCTGCTCGATCGGGCGGGCTTCGGCTCGATCAACCCGCGGACCAAGGCGCGGCGGCTATCGGTCGCGCGCCAGCAGATGGTGGAGATTGCCAAGGCGCTGGTCAGCGAGCCGCGCATCTTGGTGCTCGATGAGCCTTCGGCCGTGCTCGCGGGCGCGGATTTGGAGGCATTGTTTGCATTGGTGCGCCAGCTGCGAGCGCGCGGTGTTTTGGTCATCTACGTATCGCATCGCCTGGCCGAAGTGCTCGATCTGGCCACGTCGATCGTGGTGATCAAGGACGGCCATGTCATCGAGACGACGGTGCCCGCGAAGACGAGCGAGCAGGAATTGATCCGGCTCATGGCCGGGCGGCGCCTGGAGCAGGTCTATCCAGACCGCCGCGGTAAGCCCGGCGACGTGCTTTTCGCCGTCGACGGATTGAGTCGTCCGGGGCAATTCACGGATATCTCGTTTCGCCTTCGCGCGGGCGAAATCGTGGGGTTGTTCGGCCTCGTCGGCTCCGGGCGCAGTGAATTGGCCCGATGCATTTTCGGTGCGGAGCCCGAAGCCAGGGGATTCCCAAACCCGGCCGCGGCCATCCGTGCCGGTGTGGCCCTGGTCACGGAAGACAGGGCGCGCAGCGGTCTCGTGCTCGGAATGACCGTGCGCGACAACATGTCGATGACCACGTGGCACGCGAACGGCACGCGGGGGTGGCGCCCTCTGCTCGACGCCCAAAGGCAAACGCGCGACGTTGCACGAATGGTGGAGGAGCTGGGCATCCGCCCCGCGGACTGTGTCTCGATGCAGGCCATGCATCTCAGTGGCGGCAATCAGCAAAAGGTCGTGCTGGGCAAATGGTTGCTCACGCACCCGCGTGTTCTTCTGCTCGATGAGCCGACACGAGGCGTGGATATGGCGGCCCGGGTCGACATTTACCGCGTCATCGACGAATTGGCCCGGCAGGGATTGGCGATCTTGCTCATCTCCTCGGATCTGACGGAGGTCATCGGCGCCACGGATCGGATCTTGGTGATGAACCAAGGTCGTATCGCCGGCGAGCTTCGTTCGGCCCAGGCCACCGAAGACCAGACCCTCACACTCGCCATCAAGAGCCCATCACGGGCCCGCGCGTCGGACGTGTCATGA
- a CDS encoding aldehyde dehydrogenase family protein, with translation MSIVTPKAGSVIEVRNPGTGEVLGQITAMTDEQITQAVDVAQEGQRVISKIPAHERARLLLGVATRIESEKGSLAKLLARENGKPIRQTQGEIDAAIRIFRGYAAEATRLFGRQIPLDAVPGLERHLAVTLREPIGPVAALVPFNYPVELYAHKGAAALAAGNAVIVQPPTRCPLTLIRIAELIREAGIPEPAHQLVTGEVRVSQLLAQLPGIAAVTLTGSTAAGREIARLGAQTLKKVMLELGGNDALIVCDDADVAAAAKAVVLGRLARGNGQICCAVKRVYVQAGVHDAFVAALLEQTERLVVGDQLLDTTDVGPLIAEQAAHRVESAVQRLVSDGARLVAGGSRRGAFVDPTVLVGVPQASPAFAEEIFGPVAPVARFSDPLEAVRLANDSPYGLHAAVFTRDVSNAFRLAKLLDVGSVMINGSTALRAENLPFGGTKDTGGYRESLHETVLDFTRQKTVVVMDAFE, from the coding sequence ATGTCCATCGTTACGCCGAAGGCTGGCTCGGTCATCGAGGTCCGCAACCCGGGTACCGGAGAAGTGCTTGGCCAGATCACGGCCATGACCGACGAGCAGATCACGCAAGCCGTCGACGTGGCGCAGGAAGGGCAGCGTGTGATCTCGAAGATCCCGGCCCATGAGCGCGCACGGCTGCTTCTGGGCGTGGCGACCCGGATCGAGTCCGAAAAGGGAAGCCTTGCCAAGTTGCTCGCGCGCGAAAACGGTAAACCCATTCGGCAAACCCAAGGTGAGATTGATGCGGCCATTCGCATTTTTCGCGGCTATGCGGCTGAGGCGACGCGCTTGTTCGGCCGGCAGATCCCGCTCGATGCCGTGCCCGGCCTGGAGCGTCACCTGGCCGTGACACTTCGCGAGCCGATTGGGCCGGTGGCCGCGCTCGTGCCGTTCAACTACCCCGTCGAGCTCTATGCCCACAAAGGTGCGGCTGCGCTGGCCGCGGGCAATGCCGTCATCGTGCAACCGCCGACCCGCTGCCCGCTCACGCTGATTCGTATTGCGGAGCTGATTCGCGAAGCCGGCATACCCGAGCCCGCGCACCAATTGGTGACCGGTGAGGTGCGGGTATCCCAACTTCTCGCGCAGCTCCCGGGCATTGCGGCGGTCACGCTCACCGGGAGCACCGCCGCCGGTCGCGAGATCGCCCGGCTCGGGGCGCAGACCTTGAAAAAGGTCATGCTGGAGCTCGGAGGCAATGATGCACTCATCGTGTGCGACGACGCGGACGTCGCCGCCGCCGCGAAGGCGGTCGTGCTCGGCCGATTGGCCCGTGGCAATGGGCAAATCTGTTGTGCGGTGAAACGCGTTTACGTGCAGGCAGGCGTGCACGATGCTTTCGTCGCCGCGCTGCTCGAGCAAACGGAGCGGCTGGTGGTCGGCGACCAGCTCCTCGACACCACCGATGTGGGGCCGCTCATCGCCGAGCAAGCCGCCCATCGCGTGGAGTCCGCGGTGCAGCGTCTCGTATCCGACGGTGCGCGCCTGGTCGCCGGTGGCTCCCGGCGGGGCGCCTTCGTGGACCCGACGGTTCTCGTGGGCGTGCCCCAGGCGAGCCCCGCCTTCGCCGAGGAGATCTTCGGCCCGGTGGCGCCGGTCGCGCGATTTTCGGACCCCCTCGAGGCCGTGCGGCTGGCCAACGACTCCCCCTATGGCTTGCACGCCGCCGTATTCACACGCGATGTTTCCAACGCCTTCCGCTTGGCCAAGTTGCTCGATGTCGGCAGCGTGATGATCAACGGCTCGACGGCACTGCGCGCAGAGAATCTGCCCTTTGGCGGGACCAAGGACACGGGAGGCTATCGCGAGAGCCTGCACGAAACCGTGCTCGATTTCACACGGCAAAAGACCGTCGTGGTGATGGACGCCTTCGAATGA
- a CDS encoding Ig-like domain-containing protein, with translation MNRLSFSGALIALLAASAVMVSGRFSLAAAGVPTATTLTSSNPAAVHGEKIVLTIHVQTEDGKEPSGIIKIHDGPSSVLTASYPAEREFAVSTLTTRKHELFAEFVGDGTVGSSRSAVLEQAVNKATTTTTILLKGNPLRAGSPVRYNVIVRPVAPSDAAFAVFGHVRYEGGGAPSQTEIYDTLSNFVALGPTPEKAASLTFNANFEGSDDYNPSASAPVVQTIVESGTTMSVSNDTIREGSTISWIAALEGAPGDWVGTIRYSEGGIVLVEARPTPSGYAETTSPRLAIGRHSILAEYVGDSSHGAVSTTKVVDVLPKEPPEISLSKYLISRPSPSFYGKNVTMVTPAELYTYQSKTFEFFDGDQLLGRGRGVVLPAPHVMSIHGELETCVLGPGVHSLFARSLEADAAAGPPPPPRWAYIDHEVLGDHDAGPYSGACPIGDAGADADAEIPPDAGTPPDAGPPDNPTSGGESSGCQSSNQAVSMEGAMGLFAVLGGAFFLRKRRRTNQH, from the coding sequence TTGAATCGACTTAGCTTTTCCGGCGCACTCATCGCCCTCTTGGCCGCATCGGCCGTGATGGTTTCCGGCAGGTTTTCTCTAGCCGCGGCCGGCGTGCCCACCGCCACAACCCTTACATCTTCGAACCCTGCCGCCGTTCATGGTGAGAAGATCGTATTGACCATTCATGTGCAAACGGAAGATGGCAAAGAACCGTCGGGGATCATCAAAATACACGATGGCCCGTCCAGCGTGCTTACCGCGTCGTATCCAGCCGAACGAGAGTTTGCTGTCTCGACCCTGACGACACGCAAGCACGAGCTTTTCGCCGAATTCGTTGGAGACGGCACAGTGGGCTCCTCCCGCTCGGCAGTCCTCGAGCAGGCTGTCAACAAGGCCACCACGACCACCACGATTCTCCTCAAGGGAAATCCGCTGCGCGCGGGCAGCCCTGTTCGATACAACGTCATCGTGCGTCCCGTCGCTCCCAGCGACGCTGCTTTCGCAGTCTTTGGGCACGTTCGATACGAGGGTGGGGGCGCCCCGAGCCAGACGGAAATCTACGATACATTGAGCAACTTCGTAGCCTTGGGGCCCACTCCGGAAAAGGCGGCTTCGCTTACGTTCAACGCTAATTTCGAGGGATCTGACGACTACAATCCGAGTGCGTCAGCCCCCGTCGTTCAAACCATCGTCGAGAGCGGAACGACGATGTCGGTCTCGAACGACACCATCCGGGAAGGCTCGACAATCTCCTGGATCGCCGCGCTGGAAGGCGCGCCGGGTGACTGGGTCGGCACGATTCGCTATAGCGAAGGTGGCATTGTGCTGGTCGAGGCGAGACCGACCCCCTCGGGCTACGCCGAAACTACGAGTCCACGCTTGGCCATCGGTCGTCATTCCATCCTCGCAGAGTACGTCGGCGATTCGTCGCATGGGGCCGTATCCACCACGAAGGTCGTCGACGTTCTGCCGAAAGAGCCGCCGGAAATCTCTTTGAGCAAATATTTGATCTCGCGGCCAAGTCCATCCTTCTATGGCAAAAATGTTACTATGGTGACCCCCGCGGAGCTATATACGTATCAGTCGAAGACTTTCGAGTTCTTCGATGGGGATCAACTCTTAGGGCGTGGAAGAGGTGTGGTTCTGCCGGCACCGCATGTGATGTCGATTCACGGCGAACTGGAAACATGCGTCCTCGGGCCCGGCGTCCATTCACTTTTTGCTCGCTCCCTAGAAGCTGACGCTGCAGCCGGACCGCCTCCGCCTCCTCGATGGGCCTACATCGATCACGAGGTGTTGGGCGATCACGATGCAGGTCCTTATTCCGGTGCCTGCCCCATCGGCGATGCGGGAGCCGATGCCGACGCGGAGATCCCACCCGACGCTGGAACGCCACCCGACGCCGGACCACCCGACAATCCGACATCGGGAGGCGAGTCATCGGGTTGTCAGAGTTCGAATCAAGCGGTTTCGATGGAAGGGGCAATGGGCCTATTCGCCGTCCTCGGGGGCGCATTCTTTTTGCGAAAAAGACGTCGGACGAACCAACATTGA
- a CDS encoding phytanoyl-CoA dioxygenase family protein, whose product MPHHVALSAAQIEQFVLDGFVRIDEAFPRDLAAACRRILWLATGCKEDDPSTWTRPVVRIGEIPNPLFRDAASTPRLCAAYDALVGPGRWLPRGSLGTFPIRFPSVEDPGDCGWHIDASFGTEGEPDFLKWRANVASKGRALLMLFLFSDTGEDDAPTRIRVGSHLDMARRLAPHGEAGLTLGELASTEFAESAHCPEVLATGAAGTVYLCHPFLVHAAQPHRGRAPRFLAQPPLLPREPVDPMRSEASPVERAIQLALDENDRGGRLRHGGP is encoded by the coding sequence ATGCCTCATCATGTCGCGCTGTCTGCAGCGCAGATCGAACAGTTCGTTCTCGATGGCTTCGTTCGGATCGACGAAGCTTTTCCTCGGGATCTCGCCGCCGCGTGCCGCCGGATCCTATGGCTCGCCACCGGCTGCAAGGAGGATGACCCCTCGACGTGGACGCGTCCCGTCGTGCGCATCGGCGAGATCCCGAACCCGCTCTTCCGCGACGCGGCCAGCACGCCGCGGTTGTGCGCCGCCTACGATGCGCTCGTGGGGCCCGGGCGCTGGCTGCCTCGCGGCAGCCTCGGCACATTTCCGATCCGCTTCCCGTCGGTGGAGGATCCGGGCGACTGCGGCTGGCACATCGACGCGAGCTTCGGCACGGAGGGCGAACCCGATTTCTTGAAGTGGCGCGCGAACGTCGCCTCGAAAGGCCGCGCGCTGCTCATGCTGTTCCTCTTCTCCGACACGGGCGAGGACGACGCGCCGACGCGCATTCGCGTTGGCTCGCACCTCGACATGGCCCGCCGGCTCGCCCCCCACGGCGAGGCAGGGCTGACGCTCGGCGAGCTCGCGAGCACGGAGTTCGCCGAGTCGGCCCACTGCCCCGAGGTGCTCGCGACCGGAGCGGCCGGCACGGTGTACCTGTGCCATCCCTTCCTCGTGCACGCGGCGCAGCCCCACCGAGGACGCGCCCCGCGCTTCCTCGCGCAACCGCCGTTGCTTCCCAGGGAACCGGTGGATCCCATGCGATCGGAGGCATCGCCCGTCGAACGCGCCATCCAGCTCGCACTGGACGAAAACGACCGCGGAGGAAGATTGCGCCACGGGGGCCCGTAG
- a CDS encoding glutathione S-transferase, with protein MTDNETRKAPLLTIHHLGHSQSERIVWLCEEIGIPYELRHYRRDAMTRLSPPELRARHPLGAAPLLEDGDLLLAESAAIVEYILVRHGGGRLRLDPEHPDYAAFLYWFHFSNGNLQPAMLRLMMVSRAGLPVDHPAQASVQMRLDRVMQWVDARLREATYFAGSEFTAADIMSVFSLTTMRRFQPVDLRPYPGILAYLQRIGERPAYRRAMAKGDPDLVPMLD; from the coding sequence ATGACCGACAACGAGACGCGCAAGGCACCCCTGCTCACGATCCATCACCTTGGCCACTCGCAATCCGAGCGCATCGTCTGGCTTTGCGAAGAGATAGGCATTCCCTACGAACTGCGGCATTACCGACGCGACGCGATGACGCGCCTCTCGCCGCCCGAGCTTCGTGCGCGGCATCCGCTCGGCGCCGCGCCGCTGCTCGAGGACGGCGACCTGCTACTCGCGGAGTCGGCCGCCATCGTGGAATACATCCTCGTCAGGCATGGGGGTGGCCGCCTCCGGCTCGACCCCGAGCATCCGGACTACGCCGCCTTTCTCTACTGGTTCCATTTCTCCAACGGCAACCTGCAGCCCGCGATGCTCCGGCTCATGATGGTGAGCCGCGCGGGCTTGCCGGTGGACCATCCCGCGCAGGCGTCGGTGCAGATGCGGCTCGATCGTGTCATGCAATGGGTGGATGCGCGCCTGCGCGAGGCCACCTATTTCGCCGGGAGCGAATTCACGGCTGCGGACATCATGAGCGTGTTCTCGCTCACCACGATGCGGCGTTTCCAGCCCGTCGACCTGCGGCCGTATCCGGGCATCCTTGCGTACCTGCAACGCATCGGCGAGCGGCCGGCCTACCGGCGCGCGATGGCCAAGGGCGATCCGGATCTCGTGCCGATGCTCGATTGA
- a CDS encoding AraC family transcriptional regulator — protein sequence MNLADLADLAARQLPRSSGSGSQYVRPLPKLGILRHHRPTSFEAAIYDPVIILILRGRKETVLGADSFPMGVGECLLVSHDLPVIARVTKAPYVALLFDIELETLRDLYREMADVSPSTTEPRSLSVHACDASLVDALARYVALAGTQMDAAVLGPLITREIHYRLATAPFGGMLRSLIRHDSHASAIARAITQLRRDFRSPIEIPQLARNVGMSLSSFHKHFKAITASSPLQFQKDLRLLEARRLLRTGATSVSAAAFDVGYESPTQFSREYTRKFGASPKQDIPTP from the coding sequence ATGAACCTTGCCGATCTCGCCGATCTCGCTGCGCGGCAGCTTCCGCGATCGAGCGGCTCCGGCAGCCAATATGTGCGTCCTTTGCCGAAGCTCGGCATTCTCCGGCATCACCGGCCGACATCGTTCGAAGCGGCGATCTACGATCCCGTCATCATCCTAATCCTCCGCGGGCGCAAAGAAACGGTCCTTGGCGCCGATTCGTTCCCGATGGGCGTTGGGGAGTGTCTGCTCGTCAGCCACGACCTTCCCGTGATCGCGCGCGTCACGAAAGCGCCCTATGTCGCGCTGCTGTTCGACATCGAGTTGGAGACGTTGCGCGACCTCTATCGCGAGATGGCCGACGTCTCGCCCTCGACCACGGAGCCTCGCTCGCTCTCCGTCCATGCGTGCGATGCGTCACTCGTCGATGCGCTCGCCCGCTATGTGGCGCTGGCCGGTACGCAGATGGATGCTGCCGTACTCGGGCCGCTGATCACGCGCGAGATTCACTATCGACTGGCCACCGCCCCCTTCGGCGGAATGCTGCGCAGCCTGATCCGCCACGATAGTCACGCTAGCGCGATCGCGCGCGCCATCACGCAGTTGCGGCGCGACTTTCGGTCGCCCATCGAGATCCCGCAGCTTGCGCGCAACGTCGGAATGAGTCTTTCTTCGTTTCACAAGCACTTCAAAGCGATCACCGCATCGTCGCCTCTTCAGTTCCAAAAGGACCTGCGGCTCCTCGAGGCGCGCCGTCTGCTGCGCACGGGCGCAACTTCGGTTTCGGCGGCGGCCTTCGACGTCGGCTACGAAAGCCCCACCCAGTTCAGTCGAGAGTACACGCGCAAGTTCGGCGCCTCCCCCAAGCAAGATATTCCTACGCCTTGA